One Gemmatimonadota bacterium genomic region harbors:
- a CDS encoding zf-TFIIB domain-containing protein, with amino-acid sequence MADVPVVSATPRRPVEARFPCPVCLGVQMEKVQLNGRSGGLTLDHCPRCGGVWFERGEVQQLTRHLPAELWRLIPPRRSAPKPPCHGCHTPLDRDAPRCEVCGRKNELACPVCDQTLARRQHGRLTLDVCASCRGVWFDHAELRSVWSLSAELSVPRGSVAGAVAGDVLLHTLFWAPDAVIYTAGAAAHGLGSLAGAAANIGPEGAAEAAMGAVDAVGGAAEGVFATIMEIIGSLFE; translated from the coding sequence ATGGCTGATGTGCCGGTGGTGTCAGCGACACCTCGTCGCCCCGTGGAGGCGCGCTTTCCTTGTCCGGTCTGCCTTGGCGTGCAGATGGAGAAGGTACAGCTCAATGGGCGTAGCGGCGGGCTCACGCTCGATCACTGCCCGCGGTGTGGCGGTGTCTGGTTCGAGCGCGGTGAAGTGCAGCAGCTCACGCGGCACCTCCCCGCCGAGCTGTGGCGGCTCATTCCGCCGCGACGATCTGCGCCAAAGCCACCGTGCCACGGATGTCACACCCCGCTCGACCGCGACGCGCCGCGGTGCGAGGTGTGTGGCCGCAAGAACGAGCTGGCCTGTCCGGTGTGCGACCAGACGCTCGCGCGACGGCAGCATGGACGCCTGACGCTCGACGTGTGCGCGAGCTGCCGTGGCGTGTGGTTTGACCACGCCGAGTTGCGGAGTGTGTGGTCGCTGTCGGCGGAGCTCAGCGTGCCCCGCGGGAGTGTGGCCGGGGCCGTCGCCGGGGATGTGTTGTTGCACACACTCTTTTGGGCACCTGATGCGGTGATCTACACCGCTGGTGCCGCGGCGCATGGGTTGGGCAGCCTGGCCGGGGCGGCGGCGAACATCGGCCCGGAAGGGGCCGCTGAGGCGGCGATGGGTGCGGTCGATGCGGTGGGTGGCGCGGCCGAGGGGGTATTCGCGACGATCATGGAGATCATTGGCTCGCTGTTCGAGTGA